TATTAATTTTTAGGGGAGTCAAAAACGGCAAAATGACTTTCACTGTCAAAAAATTTATCTTCGGCTTGGTTGTAACTATTGTAATAATTAATGCGATAATGTTTTTGATTATGTAAATATAAAGAAAGATAAGGGACTTTTCAGACAGCCCCATGAAATATTTTTTTCTCAAATTTCTTGTTTTGTTGGTCTCACAATCATTTCATTGACCGCCGTATACTCAGGTTGAGAGATTGCAAATAGAATGGAATGAGCCATGGATTCTGCAGGTATGGCAATTTTTTTAACCTCATCTAAACTGTGTAGGACTTCTTCATTCGTAATCGTATGAAACAACTCTGTTCCCACTGTTCCAGGTGAAAGAATTGTAATGCGAATGTTATTCTCAGCTTCTTCTTGCCGCAAGCCATCAGAAATCGCTCGTATTGCATATTTTGTTCCTGAATAGACAGAAAATGTCTTTCTGACTAAGTGTCCTGCAACGGACGACACGTTAATAATATGTCCTTGCTTTCGTTCCCGCATATGCGGAAGAACCGCGGCAATCCCATAAAGCACACCTTTAATATTGACATCAATCATTTGGTCCCATTCACTTACCTTCTTTTCATGTAAATAAGATAGCGGCATGAGACCAGCATTGTTAATTAGAACATCAATTTGTCCATAGGTTTCGAGAGTAAAACGGGCAAGCTCTTCCATATCCTCTTCTGAAGCAACATCAGTCACTTTAAATACTGCTGTTCCTCCTTGTTTTTCAATGTCTGACTTAAGTTCCTTCAAGCGTTCTTCACGCCTGGCAGCAAGTACAACCTTAGCTCCATTATTAGCAAGCACTTTCGCAGCAGCTTCACCGTTTCCGCTTGAAGCTCCGGTAATAATAACGACTTTACCTTCAACATTTCTCAATTCAAACCATCCTTACTAAGATCAAGGTTTTTTAAGTATAGAACCTGGAGTGTACTCTAGGTCAACGTTTATGTGAGAAAATTATGTGAATTTTGTGTGAATTAAGTTCAATTGTTTGATTGTGTATTAAATATCGTCTTACTATGAAATTATTAAATGAAGATGGGATGAGATCGCTTGCATCCACCATTACAGGCCAAGTTAGAAAGTAATATGAGAAAAATACAATCGGGGGAGTTAGAACAGTGAAAGACATGAATCAATTATTTCGTAAAAGGATCGATATTCCCGAAACCGAACAAATCAAATTTGAGTCGTTGGGAAAGGTTCTTGAAAAAATGGCAAAAACATTTCCTTTTGAAAATTTACGTATGATTGAAAACAAAACACGTGACATTACCAAAGAGAATTTGATAGATAAACTGCTGGTGAAAAAAGAAGGCGGGCTTTGCTACGAATTAAATTCATGCCTTTATTTTTTCTTAGTGGATAATGGCTTTGATGCAGCCTTAGTTCGTGGAGTTACATACAATGATGAGACACAAAAATGGTATCAACTTGGAAGAACCCATGTCACAATCTTATTAAAACACGAAGAACAAACATATCTTGTTGATACTGGTTTTGGAGCTAATTTGCCACTTAGACCTGTTCCTATAAATGGAGAACCTGTATCGTCTCCTAACGGTGAATTTCGGATCAAAAAGGCTGATCATGACTTCGGAGATTATATTCTTGAGATGAAGCGGAAATATAAAGATACAAATTGGAAAATAGGTTATATTTTTGATACAAAACGCCCTGTAAGCGATGTCGCAGAATTTAATCAGATCCAAAAAATTCTTAGCGAAAATGAAGAGTCTACGTTTAATAAACAGCGATTAATCACCCAGCTTACAAACGCAGGAAATGTAACGTTAACCGATACTTCCTTTACACAATGGGTTGATGGAAAACTGATCAAAGAAAAGATTGAAAAAAATAAATTTCTAGAGTTAGCAAAACAACACTTTGGAATTGAATAATCACAGATTGATTGGGCGTTTCTGTA
This window of the Bacillus gobiensis genome carries:
- a CDS encoding SDR family oxidoreductase; this encodes MRNVEGKVVIITGASSGNGEAAAKVLANNGAKVVLAARREERLKELKSDIEKQGGTAVFKVTDVASEEDMEELARFTLETYGQIDVLINNAGLMPLSYLHEKKVSEWDQMIDVNIKGVLYGIAAVLPHMRERKQGHIINVSSVAGHLVRKTFSVYSGTKYAIRAISDGLRQEEAENNIRITILSPGTVGTELFHTITNEEVLHSLDEVKKIAIPAESMAHSILFAISQPEYTAVNEMIVRPTKQEI
- a CDS encoding arylamine N-acetyltransferase family protein; amino-acid sequence: MKDMNQLFRKRIDIPETEQIKFESLGKVLEKMAKTFPFENLRMIENKTRDITKENLIDKLLVKKEGGLCYELNSCLYFFLVDNGFDAALVRGVTYNDETQKWYQLGRTHVTILLKHEEQTYLVDTGFGANLPLRPVPINGEPVSSPNGEFRIKKADHDFGDYILEMKRKYKDTNWKIGYIFDTKRPVSDVAEFNQIQKILSENEESTFNKQRLITQLTNAGNVTLTDTSFTQWVDGKLIKEKIEKNKFLELAKQHFGIE